In one Neobacillus sp. CF12 genomic region, the following are encoded:
- the lexA gene encoding transcriptional repressor LexA yields MTKISKRQQDILEFIKGEVKKKGYPPSVREIGEAVGLASSSTVHGHLARLESKGLIRRDPTKPRAIEILEADESVNIPRNNVVNVPIVGKVTAGVPITAIENVEEYFPLPESLAPADEQVFMLEIMGESMIEAGILDGDYVIVRQQQTANNGDIVVAMTEEDEATCKRFFKEKDYIRLQPENSTMDPIILRNVSILGKVIGVYRHIH; encoded by the coding sequence ATGACAAAAATATCTAAGCGCCAGCAGGATATCCTTGAGTTTATTAAAGGGGAAGTTAAGAAAAAAGGCTATCCGCCATCCGTTAGGGAAATTGGAGAAGCAGTTGGACTTGCCTCAAGTTCAACCGTCCATGGACATTTAGCGAGATTGGAAAGCAAAGGGCTTATAAGACGCGATCCAACAAAACCTAGAGCAATTGAAATACTAGAAGCTGATGAAAGTGTAAATATCCCGCGAAACAATGTAGTCAATGTCCCAATTGTTGGTAAGGTAACAGCCGGTGTTCCTATTACCGCCATTGAAAACGTAGAGGAGTATTTTCCGCTTCCTGAAAGTCTAGCACCTGCCGATGAGCAAGTATTTATGCTAGAAATCATGGGTGAGAGTATGATAGAAGCCGGAATTCTCGATGGAGATTATGTAATCGTTAGACAACAGCAAACCGCAAATAACGGGGATATCGTCGTTGCAATGACTGAAGAAGATGAAGCTACTTGTAAGCGATTCTTTAAAGAAAAAGATTATATTCGCCTGCAGCCAGAGAACTCTACTATGGATCCAATTATTTTACGAAACGTTTCGATACTGGGAAAAGTTATCGGAGTATATCGTCATATTCATTAG
- a CDS encoding DUF896 domain-containing protein: protein MLSKEKMARINELARKAKATGLTEAEAKEQSKLRSEYLTTFRSAMLDTLTNTKIIDPEGNDVTPDKIKQRKKYNLH, encoded by the coding sequence ATGCTCTCAAAAGAAAAAATGGCTAGAATCAATGAATTAGCTAGAAAAGCAAAAGCTACTGGATTAACAGAAGCGGAAGCAAAAGAACAATCAAAACTAAGAAGCGAGTATTTGACCACTTTCCGGAGTGCTATGTTGGATACATTGACAAATACCAAAATCATTGATCCAGAGGGAAATGACGTAACACCAGATAAGATAAAACAAAGAAAAAAATATAATCTTCATTAA
- a CDS encoding trimeric intracellular cation channel family protein gives MTWDVLSIIGTIAFAVSGAIVAMEEEYDILGVYILGIVTAFGGGAIRNLLIGVPVSALWEQGLFFQIALLAITAVFMFPKNLLRHWQRWGNFFDAIGLSAFAIQGAIYAANMDHPISAVIVAAVLTGIGGGIIRDLLAGRKPIVLRAEIYAVWAILAGLIIGLKIASNPWELYTLFVLITALRVLSYTFNWKLPARRLGTH, from the coding sequence ATGACATGGGATGTTTTAAGTATCATTGGCACAATTGCTTTTGCCGTAAGTGGTGCGATTGTTGCCATGGAAGAAGAATATGACATATTAGGGGTTTATATATTAGGAATTGTTACCGCCTTCGGCGGGGGTGCTATCAGAAACCTATTAATTGGGGTCCCAGTTTCTGCATTATGGGAACAGGGTTTGTTCTTCCAAATCGCTTTATTAGCTATCACTGCTGTATTCATGTTTCCAAAGAATCTTTTACGTCATTGGCAAAGATGGGGTAACTTCTTCGATGCCATCGGCTTGTCTGCTTTTGCGATACAAGGTGCCATTTACGCAGCAAATATGGACCATCCAATAAGCGCAGTCATCGTAGCGGCTGTCTTAACGGGGATAGGCGGAGGGATTATTAGAGATTTACTTGCAGGCAGAAAACCGATTGTATTAAGAGCAGAAATTTATGCCGTTTGGGCCATTCTCGCTGGTCTTATCATTGGATTAAAGATTGCCTCCAATCCCTGGGAATTGTACACCTTATTTGTATTAATAACAGCACTTAGGGTCCTTTCCTATACATTTAATTGGAAACTGCCTGCTAGAAGACTTGGAACACATTAA
- a CDS encoding DUF4257 domain-containing protein, protein MLKDIIFSMVIGGLVGVVGHVRKHGKIIMPRKTKRFIYLGFLEEMLLGSVAALLIMIYTTPNSMVETIFLSALAGISGDIILTRFRSLNENNEKES, encoded by the coding sequence GTGTTGAAGGACATTATTTTCTCAATGGTTATTGGTGGTTTGGTAGGAGTTGTAGGACACGTTCGGAAGCACGGAAAAATAATCATGCCTAGGAAGACGAAGAGGTTTATCTATTTAGGTTTTTTAGAAGAAATGCTTCTTGGTTCTGTCGCAGCTCTCCTCATCATGATTTACACAACTCCAAATTCAATGGTTGAAACTATTTTTTTATCGGCCCTTGCAGGGATTAGTGGTGATATCATACTCACTAGATTTAGATCACTCAATGAAAATAACGAAAAAGAATCCTGA
- a CDS encoding MerR family transcriptional regulator, translating into MSGKEIRRSMPLFPIGTVMQLTELTARQIRYYEEHQLISPARTDGNRRLFSLNDIDSLLEIKDLIDQGINMAGIKQLFLIKNQQANVIAQQVEKTKQELTDEQLRNLLRHELQQAGRFNRSSLRQGDMSRFFH; encoded by the coding sequence ATGAGTGGAAAAGAAATACGCCGCTCAATGCCACTATTCCCAATCGGAACCGTCATGCAGCTAACAGAACTAACAGCCAGACAAATCCGATACTATGAAGAGCATCAATTGATTTCTCCAGCAAGAACTGATGGGAATAGAAGACTATTTAGTTTAAATGATATTGATAGTCTATTAGAAATTAAAGACTTAATTGATCAAGGAATCAATATGGCTGGTATAAAACAGCTTTTCCTAATCAAGAATCAACAGGCAAACGTTATTGCTCAGCAAGTCGAGAAAACTAAGCAGGAATTAACAGACGAACAGTTGCGAAATCTCCTTCGACATGAATTACAGCAAGCTGGTAGATTTAATCGTTCGTCACTAAGGCAAGGGGATATGTCACGATTTTTCCATTAA
- the hflX gene encoding GTPase HflX — MEHETSLEKAILVGCQTQTLDDSRFHYSMEELASLTETAKGEVLMTVVQKRERIHSALYIGKGKVEELKALVDEVEADLVIFNDELSPSQKRNLSSELDARIIDRTQLILDIFAQRARSKEGKLQVELAQLQYLLPRLAGQGTALSRLGAGIGTRGPGETKLESDRRHIRRRIDDIKSQLGVIVQHRDRYRERRKKNKTFQIAIVGYTNAGKSTLFNRLSEADSYEENQLFATLDPMTRKLILPSGFQTLITDTVGFIQDLPTSLIAAFRSTLEEVKEADLLLHVVDMSNADYFQHEKTVNKLLEDLEVKDIPQITVYNKRDIKHPDFVPTTNTPLIFISAYDKEDRNELKRKVEKVIIEMMNQYQVSIPSTEGKLIAQLKNETIVRELVFDEDNELYQCRGFSLPDQQISGQLQKYKTRME, encoded by the coding sequence ATGGAACATGAAACAAGCTTGGAAAAAGCAATCTTAGTTGGCTGCCAAACGCAAACTTTAGATGATAGCAGGTTCCACTATTCGATGGAAGAGCTTGCCTCTTTAACAGAAACAGCCAAAGGTGAAGTTCTTATGACTGTTGTCCAAAAAAGAGAGCGTATCCACTCAGCGCTATATATAGGAAAAGGGAAGGTAGAAGAACTTAAGGCACTTGTAGACGAGGTAGAGGCGGATTTAGTCATCTTTAACGATGAGCTTTCACCGAGTCAGAAACGAAATCTATCTTCTGAGCTAGATGCCCGGATTATCGACCGGACTCAGTTAATCTTGGATATCTTTGCGCAAAGAGCAAGGTCTAAAGAGGGGAAACTGCAGGTTGAATTGGCGCAGCTTCAATATTTATTGCCGCGTCTTGCTGGACAGGGTACAGCGTTATCTAGACTTGGTGCGGGTATTGGAACAAGAGGACCTGGGGAAACAAAGCTGGAATCAGACCGCCGTCACATTCGTCGAAGAATTGACGATATTAAAAGTCAGCTTGGGGTAATTGTTCAACATCGAGATCGTTACCGTGAAAGAAGAAAAAAGAACAAAACATTCCAAATTGCGATTGTGGGTTATACTAACGCTGGTAAATCAACGCTCTTTAACCGTCTATCTGAAGCGGATTCATATGAGGAAAACCAACTTTTTGCCACATTGGACCCAATGACAAGAAAGTTGATTTTACCAAGTGGATTTCAAACTTTAATTACCGATACGGTTGGATTCATTCAAGACCTTCCAACTTCCCTTATTGCGGCGTTTCGTTCGACTCTTGAAGAGGTGAAGGAAGCGGACCTGCTTTTGCATGTCGTTGATATGTCCAATGCGGACTATTTTCAGCATGAAAAAACCGTAAATAAGCTGCTTGAAGATTTGGAAGTGAAAGACATCCCGCAGATAACGGTCTATAATAAAAGGGATATTAAGCACCCTGACTTTGTGCCAACAACGAATACTCCTCTTATTTTCATTAGTGCTTATGACAAAGAGGACCGCAACGAATTAAAAAGAAAAGTCGAAAAAGTCATTATTGAAATGATGAACCAATACCAAGTGAGTATTCCTTCAACAGAAGGGAAACTAATTGCACAACTAAAGAATGAGACAATTGTAAGAGAATTGGTCTTTGATGAAGACAACGAGCTTTATCAATGTCGGGGATTTTCGCTTCCTGATCAGCAAATTTCCGGCCAATTGCAGAAATATAAAACGAGAATGGAGTAA
- a CDS encoding aminotransferase class I/II-fold pyridoxal phosphate-dependent enzyme gives MFQQLKNGEKLQQIVRDVEQQIAYVHKEIDERIENNQFRVLSSYQKHRVSDSHFIPTTGYGYDDIGRDTLERIYADVFGAEAGLVRPQIISGTHAISIALFGILRPGDELLYITGKPYDTLEEIVGIRGNGVGSLREFGISYDSVELTNEGTIDWEMVSSKIKHNTKMIGIQRSKGYATRPSFTVAEIKEMISFVKEIREDVVVFVDNCYGEFVEELEPCDVGADLMAGSLIKNPGGGIAKTGGYIVGKKQYVEACSYRMTSPGIGAEAGASLYSLQEMYQGFFLAPHVVGQALKGAVFTAALLEKLGMNSSPKWDARRTDLIQSVQFDDKDKMIAFCQAIQFASPINSHVTAYPAYMPGYEDDVIMAAGTFIQGASIELTADGPIRPPYVAYVQGGLTYSHVKMAVCIAVDSLIEKKLIGLIE, from the coding sequence ATGTTTCAACAGTTAAAAAATGGGGAAAAGCTTCAACAGATAGTAAGAGATGTAGAACAACAAATTGCATATGTACATAAGGAAATAGACGAGAGAATTGAAAATAATCAATTTCGGGTTTTGAGTAGTTATCAAAAACATCGGGTAAGTGATTCTCACTTTATTCCGACTACAGGGTATGGATATGATGATATTGGCAGAGATACCTTAGAACGAATCTATGCAGATGTTTTTGGTGCAGAGGCGGGGCTTGTTCGACCACAAATCATCTCAGGAACACATGCGATCTCGATTGCGTTATTTGGTATCCTTCGTCCAGGTGACGAACTTCTATATATTACTGGTAAACCGTACGATACGCTTGAAGAAATTGTCGGGATCCGTGGTAATGGTGTTGGTTCGTTAAGGGAGTTTGGCATTTCTTATGACAGTGTTGAACTAACAAATGAGGGAACGATTGATTGGGAAATGGTTTCTTCGAAAATCAAACACAATACCAAAATGATTGGTATACAGCGTTCAAAAGGGTATGCAACTCGCCCATCTTTTACTGTCGCTGAAATCAAAGAGATGATTTCGTTTGTAAAAGAGATCAGAGAAGATGTAGTGGTTTTTGTAGATAACTGTTATGGGGAATTTGTGGAAGAATTAGAGCCTTGTGATGTTGGAGCCGATTTGATGGCTGGTTCATTGATTAAAAATCCTGGTGGGGGAATTGCTAAAACAGGTGGATATATTGTTGGGAAAAAACAATATGTTGAAGCCTGTTCGTATCGAATGACTTCACCAGGGATAGGCGCAGAGGCGGGGGCTTCCCTTTACAGCCTTCAAGAAATGTATCAGGGCTTCTTTTTGGCTCCGCATGTGGTTGGACAAGCGTTAAAGGGAGCTGTTTTTACAGCGGCTCTTCTCGAAAAACTCGGAATGAATTCATCACCTAAATGGGATGCCAGAAGAACGGACCTCATTCAATCTGTCCAATTTGATGATAAGGATAAAATGATTGCTTTTTGCCAGGCGATTCAATTTGCTTCTCCCATCAATTCACACGTAACGGCCTATCCTGCTTATATGCCAGGTTACGAGGATGATGTGATTATGGCAGCGGGAACATTTATCCAAGGTGCGAGTATTGAGTTGACTGCTGATGGTCCAATTAGACCTCCGTATGTTGCATATGTTCAAGGCGGATTAACCTATTCCCATGTAAAAATGGCTGTTTGTATTGCAGTAGATTCATTAATTGAAAAAAAGTTAATTGGATTAATCGAATGA
- the mreBH gene encoding rod-share determining protein MreBH: MLSNFEIGIDLGTANILVYTKNKGIAVNEPSVVAIDTDTKKVIAFGLEAKEMIGKTPEKIIAIRPLKEGVIADYDLTTELLKHIMRKASKSIGFAIRKPSVVVCTPSGSTSVERRAIHDAVRNAGAKKIQLIEEPVAAAIGAGMPVDEPVANVVVDIGGGNTEVAIISFGGVVSCHSIKIGGDRLDEEIIQHVRKEYNVLIGDRTAENIKMEIGYALVDHEELHMEVRGRDLVTGLPKTVTLSSYEIRNALKESLSHILEAIRATLEDCPAELSGDIVDRGVILTGGGALMKGMEEWLSKEIFVPVQLAPNPLESVAIGTGQALKYMHKLPAAVR, translated from the coding sequence ATGTTATCAAACTTTGAAATTGGAATCGATTTAGGCACGGCTAATATATTGGTTTATACTAAAAATAAAGGAATCGCGGTTAATGAACCTTCCGTAGTGGCGATTGATACAGATACAAAAAAGGTTATAGCCTTTGGACTCGAAGCAAAAGAAATGATCGGTAAAACACCAGAGAAAATTATTGCCATCCGGCCATTAAAAGAAGGCGTCATTGCCGATTACGACCTCACCACAGAGCTTCTGAAGCATATCATGCGCAAAGCTTCTAAATCAATTGGCTTTGCCATTCGTAAGCCTAGTGTAGTGGTCTGTACACCTTCTGGTTCAACAAGTGTAGAAAGAAGGGCTATTCATGACGCAGTAAGAAATGCAGGTGCAAAAAAAATCCAGTTGATTGAGGAACCAGTAGCAGCAGCCATTGGCGCTGGAATGCCTGTTGATGAACCGGTTGCCAATGTTGTCGTTGATATTGGTGGAGGGAATACTGAGGTAGCAATTATTTCATTCGGTGGTGTTGTGTCCTGCCATTCGATAAAAATTGGCGGAGACCGTCTTGATGAAGAAATCATTCAACATGTACGCAAGGAATATAACGTGTTGATTGGGGATAGAACGGCAGAAAACATCAAAATGGAAATCGGTTATGCATTGGTGGATCACGAGGAACTTCACATGGAGGTTCGCGGCCGTGACCTTGTGACAGGATTACCAAAGACCGTTACACTATCATCCTATGAAATAAGAAATGCTTTGAAAGAGTCATTGTCTCATATATTAGAAGCGATTCGCGCAACCCTTGAGGACTGCCCTGCAGAACTTAGCGGGGACATTGTCGACCGCGGCGTAATCCTAACAGGCGGTGGTGCCTTAATGAAGGGTATGGAAGAATGGCTAAGCAAGGAGATTTTTGTTCCAGTCCAATTAGCCCCGAATCCGCTTGAATCCGTTGCAATCGGAACTGGACAAGCCCTAAAATACATGCATAAACTGCCTGCTGCAGTGAGATAG
- the spoVK gene encoding stage V sporulation protein K: MDQPIRMKSNGQITVSLNSQKRKSLTKELPVPQVVPKVIPPEHAALKEIEDELGALVGMEEMKRMIKEIYAWIFVNKKREDIGLKARKQALHMMFKGNPGTGKTTVARLIGKLFLKMNVLTKGHLIEAERADLVGEYIGHTAQKTRDLIKKAQGGILFIDEAYSLGRGGEKDFGKEAIDTLVKHMEDKQHEFILILAGYSREMDYFLTLNPGLHSRFPLVIDFPNYTIDQLLEIASRMLDEREYTLSHEAEKKLKDHLIWVKAVLSPNSFSNGRYVRNIIEKSIRAQAMRLLLQNSFDKHELMTLRSNDLVFEEDA; this comes from the coding sequence TTGGATCAACCAATTCGCATGAAAAGTAATGGACAAATAACAGTATCCCTCAACTCCCAAAAGAGGAAGTCCTTGACGAAAGAGCTACCTGTTCCTCAAGTTGTTCCAAAGGTTATTCCCCCGGAGCACGCCGCATTAAAAGAAATCGAAGACGAGCTCGGGGCATTAGTAGGTATGGAAGAAATGAAACGAATGATAAAAGAAATTTATGCTTGGATTTTTGTGAATAAGAAACGAGAAGATATCGGTTTGAAGGCTAGAAAACAAGCACTTCATATGATGTTTAAGGGGAATCCAGGTACAGGGAAAACAACCGTTGCTAGATTAATTGGCAAGCTTTTCTTAAAAATGAACGTACTTACTAAGGGACACTTAATTGAGGCAGAACGAGCGGATCTTGTGGGGGAATATATTGGTCATACCGCTCAAAAAACAAGGGATTTAATAAAAAAAGCACAGGGTGGAATTTTATTCATTGATGAGGCTTATTCATTAGGTCGCGGTGGAGAAAAGGATTTTGGAAAAGAGGCAATTGATACGCTTGTCAAGCATATGGAAGATAAACAGCATGAATTCATTCTGATTCTGGCAGGATATTCACGGGAGATGGATTATTTCTTAACCTTGAATCCGGGGCTGCATTCTCGCTTTCCATTAGTCATCGACTTTCCGAATTATACGATTGATCAATTGCTGGAAATTGCCAGCCGTATGTTGGACGAAAGGGAATATACTTTAAGTCACGAAGCAGAAAAAAAGCTAAAAGATCACTTAATTTGGGTCAAAGCGGTGCTGAGTCCGAATAGTTTTTCGAATGGCCGCTATGTCCGTAACATTATTGAAAAATCAATCCGCGCTCAAGCCATGCGGCTATTACTGCAGAATAGCTTCGACAAGCATGAATTGATGACCCTTAGAAGCAATGATTTAGTCTTCGAAGAAGATGCATAA
- a CDS encoding recombinase family protein, translating into MNAIIYCRVSTNKDTQETSLKRQEEELTQLASQYHFNVVSIIREQASGYELERDGILELLDLLKQQSVQAVLIQDETRLGRGNAKIALLHCIIKEGVKLYSISHNGELQLSESDSMVLQIVGMVEEYQRKLHNIKIKRGMKRAVAQGYKPEKNLKNLEWNSGREKIEVPVEEIVRLRKNKLTFSEIAATLRGFGYNISKATVHRRYQESQQTIETEDQ; encoded by the coding sequence GTGAATGCAATAATATACTGTCGGGTAAGCACAAACAAGGATACCCAGGAAACGTCATTAAAGCGTCAGGAAGAGGAACTGACACAGCTTGCAAGTCAATATCATTTCAATGTTGTTTCGATTATTAGGGAACAAGCAAGCGGGTATGAACTTGAAAGAGATGGAATTCTGGAATTATTGGATCTATTAAAACAACAATCAGTTCAGGCTGTGTTAATCCAAGATGAAACGAGACTGGGAAGAGGAAATGCGAAGATTGCTCTGTTGCATTGTATAATCAAAGAAGGAGTTAAACTTTATAGTATTTCCCATAATGGAGAGTTACAGTTATCTGAAAGTGATTCAATGGTATTGCAAATAGTCGGTATGGTAGAAGAATATCAGCGCAAATTACATAATATTAAAATCAAACGTGGAATGAAACGGGCTGTCGCACAGGGGTACAAACCCGAGAAAAACCTTAAAAATCTCGAGTGGAATTCTGGACGGGAGAAAATAGAAGTTCCGGTCGAAGAGATTGTCCGTCTTAGGAAAAACAAATTAACTTTTTCAGAGATTGCAGCTACTTTAAGAGGGTTTGGGTATAATATTTCAAAAGCAACCGTCCACAGACGCTATCAAGAATCTCAACAAACAATCGAAACAGAAGATCAGTAG
- the miaA gene encoding tRNA (adenosine(37)-N6)-dimethylallyltransferase MiaA — protein MDSKQKLLVIIGPTAVGKTKLSIELAKRYNGEIISGDSMQIYRGMDIGTAKIKIEEMEGIPHHLIDIKEPDESFSVAEFQQLVRAKISEITSKGKLPIIVGGTGLYIQAVINDYQFSEAPADEEFRLQLEERAKEIGNEALHLELTKVDPESASQIHPNNIRRVIRALEIYHCTGKIMSDYQNNQQPDLLYETALIGLTMERENLYERINTRVEMMISEGLLEEVSRLHKLEVRDCQSIQAIGYKEIYDYLDGKVSLIDAIESLKQNSRRYAKRQLTWFRNKMDVEWFDMTNVSNLSKKINEISQYVEGKLQVKSNTY, from the coding sequence GTGGATTCAAAACAGAAGTTATTAGTCATTATTGGCCCAACCGCAGTTGGAAAAACAAAGTTAAGCATAGAATTGGCTAAACGGTATAATGGCGAAATTATCAGCGGTGATTCGATGCAGATTTATCGTGGTATGGATATCGGAACGGCAAAAATAAAAATCGAGGAAATGGAAGGGATTCCCCACCATTTGATTGATATTAAAGAGCCGGATGAAAGTTTTTCTGTAGCAGAATTCCAGCAGCTAGTAAGAGCAAAAATATCTGAAATCACCTCGAAAGGTAAACTTCCCATTATCGTCGGTGGAACAGGTCTTTATATTCAAGCGGTCATCAATGATTATCAATTTTCCGAGGCACCTGCGGATGAGGAATTTCGTTTGCAGCTTGAAGAGAGAGCAAAAGAGATTGGAAATGAGGCGTTACACCTTGAATTAACCAAGGTTGACCCAGAAAGTGCAAGCCAAATTCATCCAAATAATATTCGAAGAGTGATAAGAGCACTTGAAATTTATCATTGTACTGGTAAGATAATGAGTGACTACCAAAATAATCAACAGCCTGACCTCCTTTACGAAACCGCTCTGATTGGTTTAACGATGGAGAGGGAAAATCTGTATGAACGGATTAATACTCGTGTTGAGATGATGATATCGGAAGGGCTCCTTGAAGAAGTCAGTAGGTTACACAAGTTGGAAGTTAGAGATTGTCAATCCATTCAAGCAATTGGCTACAAGGAAATCTATGATTATTTAGATGGCAAGGTTAGCTTAATCGACGCCATTGAGAGTTTAAAACAAAATTCTAGGCGATATGCGAAAAGACAACTTACTTGGTTTCGCAACAAAATGGATGTAGAATGGTTTGACATGACAAATGTCTCAAATTTGTCAAAAAAAATAAACGAAATTTCACAGTACGTTGAAGGAAAGCTACAAGTAAAATCGAATACATATTAG
- the hfq gene encoding RNA chaperone Hfq has protein sequence MKTTINIQDQFLNQCRKDNTHVTVFLLNGFQLRGQIKGFDNFTVLFESEGKQQLVYKHAISTFAPQRNVQLDLDAQ, from the coding sequence ATGAAAACCACCATCAACATTCAGGACCAATTTTTAAACCAGTGCCGTAAGGATAATACGCATGTGACGGTATTCTTACTAAATGGATTCCAATTGAGAGGCCAAATTAAAGGCTTTGATAATTTTACCGTTCTTTTTGAATCAGAAGGAAAGCAGCAATTGGTTTACAAGCATGCCATTTCAACCTTTGCTCCGCAAAGAAATGTTCAGCTTGACCTGGATGCGCAATAA
- the glnA gene encoding type I glutamate--ammonia ligase, translated as MTKFTREDIKRLAQEENVKYIRLQFTDILGIIKNVEIPVSQLEKALDNKMMFDGSSIEGFVRIEESDMYLYPDLNTWVVFPWTAEKGKVARLICDIYTAEGNPFDGDPRNNLRRVLKEMEELGFTDFNLGPEPEFFLFKLDEKGEPTLELNDQGGYFDFAPTDLGENCRRDIVLELEEMGFEIEASHHEVAPGQHEIDFKYADALTACDQIQTFKLVVKTIARKHGLHATFMPKPLYGVNGSGMHMNLSLFKNGVNAFYEPTGDLEMSDTARQFIAGILKHAPSFTAVTNPTVNSYKRLVPGYEAPCYVAWSARNRSPLIRIPASRGLSTRVEVRSVDPAANPYLAMAVLLKAGLDGIKNKMTPPAPVDRNIYVMSKEERIEEGIIDLPATLAQALDQLKSDEVIVSGLGEHIFEHFIEAKEIEWDMFRTVVHPWERDQYMSMY; from the coding sequence ATGACAAAGTTTACAAGAGAAGATATTAAGCGGTTGGCACAAGAGGAAAATGTAAAATATATTCGATTACAATTCACTGATATTTTAGGAATTATTAAAAATGTTGAGATCCCTGTTAGTCAGTTAGAAAAAGCACTTGATAATAAAATGATGTTTGACGGTTCTTCTATCGAAGGTTTTGTACGTATTGAAGAATCTGATATGTATTTATATCCTGATTTGAATACTTGGGTAGTATTCCCTTGGACAGCTGAAAAAGGAAAAGTAGCTCGTTTAATCTGTGATATCTATACTGCAGAAGGAAACCCATTTGATGGTGACCCACGTAATAACTTAAGAAGAGTATTGAAAGAAATGGAAGAACTAGGATTTACAGATTTTAACTTAGGGCCTGAGCCAGAATTCTTCTTATTTAAACTAGACGAAAAAGGTGAACCAACACTAGAATTGAACGACCAAGGCGGTTATTTCGATTTTGCTCCAACTGATTTAGGAGAAAACTGCCGTCGTGATATCGTACTTGAACTAGAAGAAATGGGCTTCGAAATTGAAGCGTCTCACCACGAAGTAGCACCAGGTCAACATGAAATTGACTTTAAATATGCGGATGCATTAACTGCATGTGACCAAATTCAAACATTCAAATTAGTAGTAAAAACAATTGCTCGTAAGCACGGTTTACATGCAACGTTCATGCCTAAACCATTATACGGAGTAAACGGTTCTGGAATGCACATGAATCTTTCATTATTTAAAAATGGCGTTAATGCATTCTACGAGCCAACTGGTGATTTAGAAATGAGTGATACAGCGCGTCAATTTATCGCTGGTATCTTAAAGCACGCACCAAGCTTTACAGCGGTAACGAACCCAACTGTAAACTCTTATAAGCGTCTAGTTCCTGGCTATGAAGCACCTTGCTACGTTGCATGGTCTGCTAGAAACCGTTCACCATTAATTCGTATTCCAGCTTCTCGCGGTTTAAGTACTCGTGTAGAAGTAAGAAGCGTTGACCCAGCTGCAAACCCATACCTTGCAATGGCTGTTCTATTAAAAGCTGGTTTAGATGGTATTAAAAATAAAATGACTCCTCCAGCTCCAGTTGACCGTAACATCTATGTTATGAGCAAAGAAGAAAGAATCGAAGAAGGTATCATCGATCTTCCTGCAACACTAGCTCAAGCATTAGATCAATTGAAGTCTGATGAAGTAATTGTTTCAGGTCTTGGAGAGCACATCTTCGAACACTTTATCGAAGCAAAAGAGATTGAGTGGGATATGTTCCGTACGGTAGTACACCCATGGGAACGCGACCAATATATGAGCATGTACTAA
- a CDS encoding LysM peptidoglycan-binding domain-containing protein, with translation MKKIWDKYSYAILLIILSCSLALILSLRFNSNVDEKFTTITVSEGDSLWKISTQYSEQHSYTNTEFISWVKQHNEIEGDKIYPGDEIIIPVNYEVGSVTELASAAGE, from the coding sequence ATGAAAAAAATATGGGACAAATACTCTTATGCTATTTTACTTATCATCTTAAGCTGTTCATTAGCTTTAATTTTATCATTACGTTTCAATTCAAATGTAGACGAAAAGTTCACAACCATTACGGTTTCCGAAGGAGATTCACTCTGGAAGATTTCCACTCAATACTCGGAACAGCATTCATACACCAATACTGAATTTATTAGTTGGGTGAAACAGCATAACGAAATTGAAGGAGATAAAATTTATCCTGGAGATGAAATCATTATCCCTGTAAACTATGAAGTTGGGTCTGTAACTGAACTTGCAAGCGCCGCTGGGGAGTAA